ACCTCACGTATATCATGCCCTATTATGTTAGCTTTGAACCACAGTTATCAATTTAAGATTTATCACCTGTTATTATGTATTTTGCTCTGTTCATCTTGTGGCATGCGTTCACAAAGAGATGAGGTTTTAGCCTATATCAACGATAGGGATGTAACAGTGAGAGATTTTCAAATGGCTTTAAGTAAGGTCAGCGAGATTCCAATTAAAAATTATGAAAAGCAGGAAAACAGAACAGATTTGCTCAGAGACTTAATTGATGAAGAGCTTCTGTATCAAGAAGCGGTTAAAAGTAAAATTTATGAAAGATCATATGAAGTTAAACAAGCCATGGTCCGCGGTTATCTTAAAGAAAGGTATAATGCTAAACTTGCCGGCGTAACAGACAAAGAAGTGAGTGAGTTTTATCAGCAAAATAAAGATATCTTTGACCAAGTCAAAGCCAGTCATATTTTAATTCGTACAGGAGAGGGTTCTGGAAGAACAGAAGCAGAGGCTGAGAGTTTGATCAAAAAAATCCGCTCCAGTTATCTTAATAATCCCAAAGTGGAGAACTTTGCAAAACTGGCCAAGCAATACTCAGAAGATCCAGGAACAAAAAACAACGGGGGTGATTTAGGTTTTTTTAATGGAAAAACCATGGTTAAAGCCTTTACCGATACTAGCTTTGCTTTAGCAAAGGTAGGAGACGTGTCAGATATTGTTAAAACCGAATTTGGTTATCACTTGATTGTTTTAACTGGGGACAAACGTGGACTAAAACATTATGAAAAAGATATTCGTCAGCACCTTGTACAACAAAAAAACAGGACAAATTTGGAAAGTGAATTGGCGCAGTTGCGGAGCAAAGCATCCATAAAAGTTTTACAAGATAACCTAGCAAAATTGGCCAAGCAGTAATGGTTTTTTATACGCTGTACAAAAATAGTTTATTTATACTTGCTATATGTTTTGTTATTAATATTAGTGCTTCTTGTGATCGAGCAGATCGAGAAAATATTCTGGTCAAACTCAATGGTTACTCTATTACACGCCAAGATTTTGAACAAAAACTCAATGAATACCAATTGAATTTAGATGTATTGGGTTTAGAAGAAAAGAAGTCATTAAAAAAAATGCTGATCCATGAGTTGATAGAAGAAGCGGCCTTGCTTTTAGAAGCAAAAAAAAGAGGTTTAAAAGTTAGTCAACAGGAAATAGATGCTCAAAAAGAGTACAAACATATTTCTTTAAAAGAAGAGGGGATGACAGCCAAGCAAGTTGATGAAAAAATAGAGCGTTTTTTATTGATTGCTAAAGTTCAGCAAGACATTGCTAAAGAAGTTGGTCCAGTATCAGTAGCACAACAAAAATTGTTTTATAAAAACAATAAAAAAAACTTTGAGCAAAAAAAGCAATACATGCTGGAAATGCTGGAAAGTAAATATGAAAAAGAAGCGGTAAATGCCTATAAAAAATTAGGAGAGGAAGGGTTTGAGTCTTTGCAAGTCAACATGGATGTTTTAGATGTCAGATATACTCCAGCCAAATGGTATGAAATAGATTTGCTGCCCAAAGAGATTGTCAGGTACTTAAAAAGTGCAAAAATTGACAGTATCAGCAGTATATTAAAATCAGATTATGGCTACCATATTGTTAAGTTGATAAAAGTTCGTTCAGCCTATATACCAAGTTTTGA
This DNA window, taken from Oligoflexia bacterium, encodes the following:
- a CDS encoding peptidylprolyl isomerase; this encodes MRSQRDEVLAYINDRDVTVRDFQMALSKVSEIPIKNYEKQENRTDLLRDLIDEELLYQEAVKSKIYERSYEVKQAMVRGYLKERYNAKLAGVTDKEVSEFYQQNKDIFDQVKASHILIRTGEGSGRTEAEAESLIKKIRSSYLNNPKVENFAKLAKQYSEDPGTKNNGGDLGFFNGKTMVKAFTDTSFALAKVGDVSDIVKTEFGYHLIVLTGDKRGLKHYEKDIRQHLVQQKNRTNLESELAQLRSKASIKVLQDNLAKLAKQ
- a CDS encoding peptidyl-prolyl cis-trans isomerase, with product MVFYTLYKNSLFILAICFVINISASCDRADRENILVKLNGYSITRQDFEQKLNEYQLNLDVLGLEEKKSLKKMLIHELIEEAALLLEAKKRGLKVSQQEIDAQKEYKHISLKEEGMTAKQVDEKIERFLLIAKVQQDIAKEVGPVSVAQQKLFYKNNKKNFEQKKQYMLEMLESKYEKEAVNAYKKLGEEGFESLQVNMDVLDVRYTPAKWYEIDLLPKEIVRYLKSAKIDSISSILKSDYGYHIVKLIKVRSAYIPSFEHVKDEINALLLEEKKEKVLLEWKQNFFSQTKIERNYALIEKI